In Amycolatopsis jiangsuensis, the following proteins share a genomic window:
- a CDS encoding acyl-CoA dehydrogenase family protein → MAEPVFPDELVGDGPATWDVTGELPPDLLRKLGSMGLLCAEVPARFGGLGVSSVDNGELTAHVGRLCSSLRSIMTSHGIAATAVRRFGDREQRRHYLGELTGGKLAAVGFSEPGAGSDLAAMTTRIEAQGEEVVVTGEKRWVTASRYADYLLVLGRHGDDAAAVMVPADAPGVTIEPVPQPMGCRAAGHARLVFDGVRLPVSTVLGGGRQSLSLLFTTALSYGRMSVAWGCAGIVRACLDAAATQAATREQSGKPLGEHQLVAGHLADLYVAEQTVTQVCRHASEQWDAGSPDQAVAAVLAKHVAATQAAQAAAKAMQVLASWGANDGHVVARAYRDTKLMEIIEGSNEISRLVLARHALDRVAHP, encoded by the coding sequence ATGGCTGAGCCGGTCTTCCCGGACGAGCTGGTCGGCGACGGCCCCGCCACCTGGGACGTCACCGGTGAACTGCCGCCGGATCTGCTGCGCAAGCTGGGTTCGATGGGCCTGCTGTGCGCGGAGGTGCCGGCGCGGTTCGGCGGGCTCGGCGTGTCCAGTGTGGACAACGGTGAGCTGACCGCGCACGTCGGGCGGTTGTGCAGTTCGTTGCGCAGCATCATGACCTCGCACGGGATCGCGGCGACGGCTGTGCGCCGGTTCGGCGATCGCGAGCAACGGCGCCACTACCTCGGGGAGCTGACCGGCGGCAAGCTCGCCGCGGTCGGGTTCAGCGAACCCGGCGCCGGCAGCGACCTGGCGGCGATGACCACACGCATCGAAGCGCAGGGCGAGGAAGTCGTGGTGACCGGCGAGAAACGCTGGGTCACCGCTTCGCGCTACGCCGACTACCTGCTCGTCCTCGGCCGCCACGGTGACGACGCGGCCGCGGTGATGGTCCCGGCCGACGCGCCCGGCGTGACGATCGAGCCGGTGCCGCAGCCGATGGGCTGCCGCGCGGCCGGCCACGCACGCCTGGTGTTCGACGGCGTGCGGCTGCCGGTGTCCACTGTGCTCGGTGGCGGCCGTCAGTCGTTGTCGCTGCTGTTCACCACGGCCCTGTCCTACGGCCGCATGTCCGTCGCGTGGGGCTGTGCCGGGATCGTACGCGCGTGCCTCGACGCCGCGGCCACCCAGGCCGCCACGCGCGAGCAGTCCGGGAAACCGCTGGGCGAACACCAGCTGGTCGCCGGGCACCTCGCCGATCTGTACGTCGCCGAGCAGACCGTCACGCAGGTCTGCCGGCATGCGAGCGAGCAGTGGGACGCCGGGTCGCCGGACCAGGCCGTCGCGGCGGTGCTCGCCAAACACGTCGCGGCCACCCAGGCCGCACAGGCGGCCGCGAAGGCGATGCAGGTGCTCGCCTCGTGGGGTGCCAACGACGGACACGTGGTCGCGCGCGCGTACCGCGACACGAAGCTGATGGAGATCATCGAGGGCAGCAACGAGATCTCCCGCCTGGTACTGGCGCGGCACGCGCTGGACCGGGTCGCCCACCCCTGA
- a CDS encoding 3-hydroxyacyl-CoA dehydrogenase family protein, translating into MTDHTEHRLAVIGAGVMGTNITALATGHGVPVVLVDVDDEKLAAARLTVRQKLKHAQLMGVLPEGRGRGELVTTTTLADVAEATTVIEAVTEVTEVKNKVLTEVGGLVAPGTLVISNTSCIPVDEMATWVPRGDELVGVHFMNPAYLIEMVEVIRGTGTSDATMERVTALLSVLGREGLVVNDAPGFVINRLLHPLINRAAMLVQEGVASAEVVDGLLEGCLGHSTGPLRTADLIGVDNLADSLVVLHERTGDPECAPCDLMLQLVRDGHHGRKTGRGFFDYRKAAE; encoded by the coding sequence ATGACCGACCACACCGAACACCGGCTCGCCGTGATCGGCGCCGGCGTGATGGGCACGAACATCACGGCACTCGCCACCGGGCACGGCGTGCCCGTGGTGCTGGTGGACGTGGACGACGAAAAGCTCGCGGCCGCGCGGCTGACCGTGCGGCAGAAGCTCAAGCACGCGCAGCTGATGGGCGTGCTGCCGGAGGGCCGCGGCCGCGGGGAGCTGGTCACCACGACCACGCTCGCCGACGTCGCCGAGGCGACGACCGTGATCGAGGCCGTCACCGAAGTCACCGAGGTCAAGAACAAGGTGCTGACCGAGGTCGGCGGCCTCGTCGCGCCCGGCACCCTGGTCATCTCCAACACCTCGTGCATCCCCGTGGACGAGATGGCGACCTGGGTCCCGCGCGGTGACGAGCTGGTCGGCGTGCACTTCATGAACCCCGCTTACCTGATCGAGATGGTCGAGGTCATCCGCGGCACCGGCACGAGCGACGCCACGATGGAGCGGGTCACCGCGCTGCTCTCGGTGCTGGGCCGCGAAGGGCTCGTCGTGAACGACGCGCCGGGCTTCGTGATCAACCGGCTGCTGCACCCGCTGATCAACCGCGCGGCGATGCTCGTGCAGGAGGGCGTGGCGTCCGCCGAGGTCGTCGACGGCCTGCTGGAGGGCTGCCTCGGGCACTCGACCGGCCCGCTGCGCACCGCCGACCTGATCGGTGTGGACAACCTCGCCGACTCGCTCGTGGTGCTGCACGAGCGGACCGGCGACCCCGAATGCGCCCCGTGCGACCTGATGCTCCAGCTGGTCCGCGACGGGCACCACGGCCGGAAGACCGGCCGCGGATTCTTCGACTACCGGAAGGCCGCCGAATGA
- a CDS encoding phosphopantetheine-binding protein — MTTANPAVDPKAVEAQLLAFLTERIKAPVEPGDDLFRAGLVSSMFAMQLVVHLEDTYDIEIVGPELTLDHFRSVDAMTALVLRLSGKNDG, encoded by the coding sequence ATGACCACCGCGAACCCCGCCGTCGACCCGAAGGCCGTCGAGGCGCAGCTGCTGGCGTTCCTCACCGAACGGATCAAGGCCCCGGTCGAGCCCGGCGACGACCTGTTCCGCGCCGGGCTGGTGTCTTCGATGTTCGCCATGCAGCTCGTGGTGCACCTCGAGGACACCTACGACATCGAGATCGTCGGCCCGGAGCTGACGCTGGACCACTTCCGCAGCGTCGACGCGATGACCGCGCTCGTGCTGCGGCTGAGCGGGAAGAACGATGGCTGA
- a CDS encoding HAD-IIIC family phosphatase produces the protein MADEPTLVKCLVWDLDNTLWRGTLLEDGEVALSDEIRALIAELDSRGILQSVASKNDHDHAWARLEALGVAEYFVLPRIGWGPKSESVRAIADELKFAPRTVAFVDDQPAERAEVTYHLPEVRCYDAAEVLELTQRPEFSPEVVTVDAKRRRSMYQAGFRRDAARESFGGPDEDFLRSLELVMEIKRADETDLSRVEELTLRTSQMNATGVHYSDADLRALLADPDHDVLTVTLADKFGTHGAVGVLLLGYHEQVWHLKLLATSCRVVSFGAGAALLNWLVDSAARAGVHLAADFRRTDRNRMMDIAYRFAGFTDDDCACLAGPGSGERGDIQFRHLAADRRPAPSTMTLAAPELGRTPAGA, from the coding sequence GTGGCGGACGAGCCGACCCTGGTCAAATGCCTGGTCTGGGACCTGGACAACACGCTGTGGCGCGGCACCCTGCTCGAGGATGGCGAGGTCGCGCTGTCCGACGAGATCCGCGCGCTGATCGCGGAGCTCGACTCGCGCGGCATCCTGCAGTCGGTGGCGAGCAAGAACGACCACGACCACGCCTGGGCGCGGTTGGAGGCACTCGGGGTCGCGGAGTACTTCGTGCTGCCGCGCATCGGCTGGGGCCCGAAGTCGGAGTCGGTGCGCGCGATCGCCGACGAGCTGAAGTTCGCGCCCAGGACCGTCGCGTTCGTCGACGACCAGCCCGCCGAACGCGCCGAGGTCACCTACCACCTGCCCGAGGTCCGCTGCTACGACGCGGCCGAGGTGCTGGAGCTGACCCAGCGTCCGGAGTTCAGCCCCGAGGTCGTCACCGTGGACGCGAAGCGGCGTCGCTCGATGTATCAGGCGGGGTTCCGGCGGGACGCCGCGCGCGAGTCGTTCGGCGGACCGGACGAGGACTTCCTGCGGTCGCTCGAGCTGGTCATGGAGATCAAGCGCGCGGACGAGACCGACCTGTCGCGCGTCGAGGAACTGACGTTGCGGACCAGCCAGATGAACGCGACCGGCGTGCACTACTCCGACGCCGACCTCCGCGCGTTGCTGGCGGACCCGGACCACGACGTGCTGACCGTGACACTGGCCGACAAGTTCGGCACGCACGGCGCGGTCGGCGTGCTGCTGCTCGGCTACCACGAACAGGTGTGGCACCTGAAGCTGCTCGCGACGTCGTGCCGTGTCGTGTCGTTCGGCGCGGGCGCCGCACTGCTCAACTGGCTCGTCGACTCCGCCGCACGCGCCGGCGTGCACCTGGCCGCGGACTTCCGGCGTACGGACCGCAACCGGATGATGGACATCGCCTACCGCTTCGCCGGGTTCACCGACGACGACTGCGCGTGCCTGGCCGGGCCCGGAAGCGGGGAGCGCGGGGACATCCAGTTCCGCCATCTCGCGGCCGACCGCCGACCGGCCCCGTCGACGATGACGCTGGCGGCGCCGGAACTGGGCCGTACTCCCGCGGGCGCGTGA